A part of Streptomyces sp. DSM 40750 genomic DNA contains:
- a CDS encoding amino acid ABC transporter permease: MNVIVDNAGLFWSGWLKTIEICVYAAIGSLVLGVAVAVARVSPVPLLQRLGALWVQCVRNCPLTVVLFFMAFGLPEVGLHGSYFWFGVAGLICYTSGFICEAVRSGISAVPAGQVEAARAVGLTFGAGLRLVVMPQALRSMVPPLGNALIAMIKNSAIVGAFGVGGELFSVADTLTSSRGLPALPTLTGVVAGYLLLILPFGFLLSRLERKVAIAR, from the coding sequence ATGAACGTGATCGTCGACAACGCGGGGCTCTTCTGGTCCGGTTGGCTGAAGACCATAGAAATCTGCGTCTACGCGGCCATCGGCTCGCTCGTCCTCGGTGTGGCCGTCGCCGTGGCCCGGGTCTCCCCGGTGCCGCTGCTACAACGCCTGGGCGCCCTGTGGGTCCAGTGCGTGCGCAACTGCCCGCTCACCGTCGTGCTGTTCTTCATGGCGTTCGGTCTGCCCGAAGTCGGCCTTCACGGCAGCTACTTCTGGTTCGGGGTGGCCGGGCTGATCTGCTACACGTCCGGCTTCATCTGCGAAGCCGTACGCAGCGGGATCAGCGCGGTACCGGCCGGCCAGGTCGAGGCGGCGCGCGCCGTCGGCCTGACCTTCGGCGCGGGCCTGCGGCTGGTGGTCATGCCGCAGGCCCTGCGATCGATGGTCCCGCCGCTGGGCAACGCCCTGATCGCCATGATCAAGAACTCGGCGATCGTCGGCGCCTTCGGCGTCGGCGGCGAACTCTTCAGCGTGGCCGACACCCTGACCTCGTCCCGGGGCCTTCCCGCACTGCCCACCCTCACCGGCGTCGTCGCCGGATACCTCCTGCTGATCCTTCCCTTCGGATTCCTGCTCAGCCGTTTGGAGCGCAAGGTGGCGATCGCCCGATGA
- a CDS encoding glutamate ABC transporter substrate-binding protein: MTQHRHALTTMAATVALALGLSACGGSGSENTAGSSTAKPTFAAGTTMAKLSAAGKMTIGTKFDVPLFGLKGLDGKPAGFDVEIAKIVAGELGIAPGDITWVETPSKVREEYLEQGKADLITATYTINDERRKRVTFAGPYYNAGSTLMVKSDNKDITGPESLKDASLKVCTATGSVDSENIKQYLEDPGKQLVLFDVYSKCADALRTGQVDAVTTDSAILLGFVSASKGKFKTVGETFYDQPFGIGIKKGDVEFCEFVNDVLTDAEKDGSYAKAWKDSVGDAAPEVPKLPELGPCE; the protein is encoded by the coding sequence ATGACCCAGCACAGACACGCCCTCACGACGATGGCAGCGACCGTCGCCCTGGCCCTGGGCCTTTCCGCGTGCGGCGGAAGCGGATCGGAGAACACCGCCGGCTCGTCCACGGCCAAGCCCACGTTCGCGGCCGGCACCACGATGGCCAAGCTGTCCGCCGCCGGCAAGATGACGATCGGTACGAAGTTCGATGTGCCGCTCTTCGGCCTCAAGGGCCTGGACGGCAAGCCGGCCGGCTTCGATGTGGAGATAGCCAAGATCGTCGCAGGCGAACTCGGCATCGCCCCCGGAGACATCACCTGGGTCGAGACCCCGTCCAAGGTCCGGGAGGAGTATCTGGAGCAGGGCAAGGCCGACCTGATCACCGCGACCTACACGATCAACGACGAGCGCCGCAAGCGGGTGACCTTCGCCGGTCCCTACTACAACGCCGGCTCGACCCTGATGGTCAAGAGCGACAACAAGGACATCACCGGCCCGGAGTCGCTCAAGGACGCGAGCCTCAAGGTGTGTACGGCCACCGGCTCCGTCGACTCCGAGAACATCAAGCAGTACCTCGAGGACCCGGGCAAGCAGCTGGTCCTGTTCGATGTCTACAGCAAGTGCGCCGACGCCCTGCGCACCGGCCAGGTCGACGCCGTCACCACCGACAGCGCCATCCTGCTCGGCTTCGTCTCGGCCTCCAAGGGCAAGTTCAAGACCGTCGGTGAGACCTTCTACGACCAGCCCTTCGGCATCGGCATCAAGAAGGGCGACGTCGAGTTCTGCGAGTTCGTCAACGACGTGCTCACCGACGCGGAGAAGGACGGCAGCTACGCGAAGGCCTGGAAGGACTCCGTCGGCGACGCGGCTCCTGAGGTCCCGAAGCTTCCCGAACTCGGCCCCTGCGAGTGA
- a CDS encoding amino acid ABC transporter ATP-binding protein: MSSLENHQAVDVDEAPAGGNGRPPLLSLRGVNKHFGALHVLADVDLDVATGEVVVVIGPSGSGKSTLCRTINRLETIGSGSITLDGSELPSEGRELAALRADVGMVFQSFNLFAHKTVLENVTLGPVKVRKAAKAVAEQRAFQLLERVGVTAQAHKYPAQLSGGQQQRVAIARALAMDPKVLLFDEPTSALDPEMVNEVLDVMTSLAREGMTMVVVTHEMGFARRAADRVVFMADGRIVEEARPDRFFSAPKSERARDFLSKILSH; encoded by the coding sequence ATGTCTTCCTTGGAGAACCACCAGGCCGTCGATGTCGACGAGGCGCCTGCGGGTGGGAACGGCCGGCCCCCGCTGCTGTCCCTCCGTGGGGTCAACAAGCACTTCGGGGCGCTTCACGTCCTGGCCGATGTCGATCTGGACGTCGCCACGGGGGAGGTCGTCGTGGTGATCGGTCCTTCCGGTTCGGGAAAGTCGACGCTGTGCCGCACGATCAACCGACTGGAGACGATCGGGTCGGGGAGCATCACCCTGGACGGCAGCGAACTGCCCAGTGAGGGCCGGGAGTTGGCCGCACTGCGGGCCGACGTGGGCATGGTCTTCCAGTCCTTCAACCTCTTCGCGCACAAGACCGTGCTGGAGAACGTGACGCTGGGACCCGTCAAGGTCCGCAAGGCGGCGAAGGCCGTGGCGGAGCAGCGTGCCTTCCAGTTGCTGGAGCGCGTCGGGGTGACCGCCCAGGCCCACAAGTACCCCGCCCAGCTCTCAGGTGGGCAGCAGCAGCGGGTCGCCATCGCCCGTGCGCTGGCCATGGATCCCAAGGTGCTGTTGTTCGACGAGCCCACCTCGGCCCTGGACCCGGAGATGGTCAACGAGGTCCTCGACGTCATGACGTCCCTGGCCCGCGAGGGCATGACCATGGTCGTCGTCACCCACGAGATGGGCTTCGCGCGCCGTGCTGCCGACCGGGTGGTCTTCATGGCCGACGGCCGCATCGTCGAGGAGGCGCGGCCGGACCGCTTCTTCTCGGCGCCGAAGAGCGAACGCGCCAGGGACTTCCTGTCCAAAATCCTCAGCCACTGA
- a CDS encoding aminotransferase class V-fold PLP-dependent enzyme, translated as MSARASAPPRSHFPAAEQFLYLDAAHQTPLSVPVRTALDAFYDEALESAGPKKRWLARLTDVRARLAAFLGVGAGEIAFTKNTSEGLNIAAHGLRVEPGDNVLLLEDEHPNVAYAWLSRRPDRLEVRMVPQDRRKKWADADTFAAYVDDRTRAIALSHVMFHNGQRNDVAGIARLARAHGAEVVVDAMQSVGVLDVDARALGVSALAAGCHKGLLVPQGLGLLCTPYGAKGLRPTYMALAGVADPDEHVVVGAGRVEPRGDARRFEIGNFNLPAIHGLAAALDLIEGLGVRDVERHVLDLGDHLIAHLDDLGIALVGPRERAHRSHIHVLDLPASRWADFLAAEGVRLSPVRDGIRVSFGLYNNADDVDRLAALLRRGLRTLPHRGAA; from the coding sequence GTGAGTGCTAGAGCAAGCGCGCCCCCACGTTCCCACTTCCCGGCGGCGGAGCAGTTCCTGTACCTGGACGCCGCTCACCAGACACCGCTGTCGGTGCCCGTCCGTACGGCCCTCGACGCCTTCTACGACGAGGCCCTGGAGTCCGCCGGCCCGAAGAAGCGCTGGCTGGCACGGCTGACGGACGTACGTGCGCGGCTGGCGGCCTTCCTGGGAGTGGGCGCCGGCGAGATCGCCTTCACCAAGAACACCTCGGAAGGCCTCAACATCGCCGCCCACGGCCTCCGCGTGGAGCCGGGTGACAACGTGCTGCTCCTCGAGGACGAACACCCCAACGTCGCGTACGCCTGGCTCAGCCGGCGACCGGACAGGCTCGAGGTGCGGATGGTCCCGCAGGACAGGCGGAAGAAGTGGGCCGACGCCGACACCTTCGCCGCGTATGTCGACGACCGGACCCGTGCGATCGCCCTCTCGCATGTGATGTTCCACAACGGTCAGCGCAACGATGTGGCGGGCATCGCCCGACTGGCTCGCGCACACGGGGCCGAGGTGGTGGTCGACGCCATGCAGTCCGTCGGTGTCCTCGACGTCGACGCCCGCGCGCTGGGGGTCTCGGCGCTCGCCGCCGGCTGCCACAAGGGCCTGCTGGTGCCCCAGGGGCTCGGTCTGCTCTGCACTCCGTACGGGGCGAAGGGGCTGCGACCGACCTACATGGCGCTGGCCGGTGTCGCCGACCCCGACGAGCACGTCGTCGTCGGAGCGGGACGTGTGGAGCCACGCGGCGACGCCCGGCGTTTCGAGATCGGCAACTTCAACCTCCCGGCGATCCACGGGCTCGCCGCCGCGCTGGACCTCATCGAAGGGCTGGGCGTCCGGGACGTCGAGCGACACGTACTGGATCTGGGCGACCATCTCATCGCGCATCTGGACGACCTCGGCATCGCCCTGGTGGGACCGCGGGAGCGCGCACACCGCTCGCACATCCACGTCCTGGACCTGCCCGCGTCACGGTGGGCGGATTTCCTCGCCGCCGAGGGCGTCCGGCTCTCCCCCGTACGCGACGGCATCCGGGTCTCCTTCGGCCTGTACAACAACGCCGACGACGTCGACCGGTTGGCCGCCCTCCTGCGCCGTGGACTGCGGACCCTTCCGCACCGCGGTGCCGCCTGA
- a CDS encoding FadR/GntR family transcriptional regulator, whose protein sequence is MASQQSQGRRRKPELVAEALLARIREGELPVGRRLPSERDLASEYGVSRNAIREALAVLQLSGHVETRLGDGSYIAQPEGPARDENDAGLVAALNITELLQAREALELASALTAIRRATRSDLLKMDALVAEMEEHLEQDDYESYLRTTMDLHRAVAAASRTPLLVTLVKELTTKHQSHEWLLHTRYTPAIGAYSLDVHRALVKAIRDKDVVAVYEATSRHYHDYPVLQELGQG, encoded by the coding sequence ATGGCGTCACAGCAGTCCCAGGGTCGTCGGCGCAAGCCGGAGCTCGTCGCGGAGGCGTTGCTGGCGAGGATCCGGGAGGGAGAACTGCCGGTCGGCCGGCGACTGCCCTCGGAGCGGGATCTGGCGAGTGAGTACGGCGTGAGCCGGAATGCGATTCGTGAGGCGCTCGCCGTGCTCCAGCTCAGCGGCCATGTCGAGACCCGGCTCGGGGACGGCAGCTATATCGCGCAGCCGGAAGGCCCGGCCCGTGACGAGAACGACGCCGGGCTCGTCGCCGCGCTGAACATCACCGAGCTGCTGCAGGCACGCGAGGCGCTGGAGCTCGCGAGTGCCCTGACGGCGATTCGCAGGGCGACCCGGTCGGACCTGCTCAAGATGGATGCTCTCGTGGCGGAGATGGAAGAGCATCTGGAGCAGGACGACTACGAGAGCTATCTGCGCACCACGATGGACCTGCACCGGGCGGTCGCCGCAGCATCGCGTACGCCGCTGCTGGTCACCCTGGTCAAGGAGCTGACCACCAAGCACCAGAGCCACGAATGGCTGCTGCATACCCGGTACACCCCGGCGATCGGCGCGTATTCGCTGGATGTGCACAGGGCGCTGGTCAAGGCGATCCGCGACAAGGACGTGGTCGCGGTGTACGAGGCGACGAGCCGGCACTATCACGACTATCCGGTGTTGCAGGAGCTGGGCCAGGGATAG
- a CDS encoding MarR family winged helix-turn-helix transcriptional regulator → MADADLKLLYRELVSLEIELWDGIEGRLRAEYDLPLTSFEVLHLLLRRPGRRIQDIAEEFSITVGGTSKVVDRLETAGLCGRRANPNDRRSSIVELTPEGRKLVDGALKVFEEELELRIGSVIPEQSVREVTAVLSTLRAAGRALDAKRKAAAQTPAPAVRAPKQRCRPAS, encoded by the coding sequence ATGGCTGACGCTGATCTGAAGCTGCTGTACCGGGAGCTGGTCTCGCTGGAGATCGAGCTGTGGGACGGCATCGAGGGGCGGTTGCGGGCCGAGTACGACCTGCCGCTGACCTCGTTCGAGGTGCTGCACCTGCTGCTGCGGCGGCCCGGGCGACGGATCCAGGACATCGCGGAGGAGTTCTCGATCACGGTCGGTGGCACGAGCAAGGTGGTCGATCGTCTGGAGACGGCGGGCCTGTGCGGGCGGCGGGCCAACCCGAACGATCGCCGTTCCTCGATCGTCGAGCTGACGCCCGAGGGGCGGAAGCTGGTGGACGGGGCGCTGAAGGTCTTCGAGGAAGAACTGGAACTGCGTATCGGGTCGGTGATTCCCGAGCAGTCCGTACGTGAGGTGACGGCGGTCCTCAGCACGCTGCGGGCAGCCGGACGCGCCCTGGACGCGAAGCGGAAGGCCGCCGCGCAGACGCCGGCGCCGGCTGTGCGGGCGCCGAAGCAGCGCTGCCGACCGGCATCGTGA
- a CDS encoding nuclear transport factor 2 family protein, translated as MTSANLDIARTYFQAVQTGDMAALGELLDADLVWHQPGANQFSGEHKGQAAVFQMLGSMMETSQGTFAIDKIHTLMGNGDLVAATIHFTGRRGDVSMSMDGVDVLRIENGKIKEMWLFSADPATEDAFWG; from the coding sequence ATGACCAGCGCGAACCTCGACATCGCCCGCACCTACTTCCAGGCCGTCCAGACCGGAGACATGGCTGCTCTCGGCGAACTCCTCGACGCCGACCTCGTCTGGCACCAGCCCGGCGCCAACCAGTTCTCCGGCGAGCACAAGGGTCAGGCCGCCGTCTTCCAGATGCTCGGCAGCATGATGGAGACCAGCCAGGGCACCTTCGCCATCGACAAGATCCACACCCTCATGGGTAACGGCGACCTGGTCGCCGCCACCATCCACTTCACCGGCCGCCGCGGCGACGTGTCGATGAGCATGGACGGCGTCGATGTCCTGCGCATCGAGAACGGCAAGATCAAGGAGATGTGGCTCTTCTCCGCCGACCCGGCCACCGAAGACGCCTTCTGGGGCTAG
- a CDS encoding response regulator, giving the protein MPTVLVVDDQFLIRSGLVALLRAAPGIEVIGEAQDGEEAIELAAATRPDVILMDIRMPGISGITATERILAQAAPPLPKILVLTTFDLDEYVYGALKVGACGFLLKDTPPDRLLAAIDTVHAGDMLFSASVIKGLIETYTLRPADPEPHFGLDALTPRELEVLGLVGAGMSNSDIAQRLVLSTATIKTHVHRCMSKLTLNSRAQAVVFAYETGLISRSPAARGADNT; this is encoded by the coding sequence ATGCCCACAGTGCTCGTCGTAGACGACCAGTTCCTCATCCGCTCGGGACTCGTCGCACTCCTGCGGGCCGCACCGGGAATCGAGGTCATCGGCGAGGCGCAGGACGGCGAGGAGGCGATCGAGCTGGCAGCGGCGACCAGACCCGACGTCATCCTGATGGACATTCGGATGCCGGGCATCAGCGGGATCACCGCCACCGAGCGCATCCTTGCCCAGGCCGCGCCCCCGCTTCCCAAGATCCTCGTCCTGACCACCTTCGACCTCGACGAGTACGTCTACGGCGCGCTGAAGGTCGGCGCCTGCGGCTTCCTGCTCAAGGACACCCCGCCGGACCGGCTGCTCGCCGCCATCGACACCGTGCACGCCGGCGACATGCTGTTCAGCGCCTCAGTGATCAAGGGGCTCATCGAGACCTACACCCTCCGCCCGGCCGACCCCGAGCCGCACTTCGGGCTGGACGCGCTGACTCCCAGGGAGTTAGAAGTCCTCGGGCTGGTCGGGGCGGGCATGTCCAACTCCGACATCGCCCAGCGACTCGTGCTCAGCACGGCGACCATCAAGACACACGTCCACCGCTGCATGAGCAAGCTCACGCTGAACAGCCGGGCACAAGCGGTGGTCTTCGCGTACGAGACCGGACTGATCTCCCGCAGCCCCGCAGCCCGGGGCGCGGACAACACCTGA
- a CDS encoding sensor histidine kinase, which translates to MFAQRMWSPAVRKVVPQVADIVYAVVSVGIMGTMLHNWPNSHGYWRQTDVWAYVLIALVYLPLAVRRRAPLTVLVSTAACTLCYMTLAYYHVVVVCGLGLAFYTVAASCPRRVVAKCAAGSLLVLLWGTRLAEPGIGPQSVVFVTVTVAVLWVTGDRSRRLAERGERLAVLTEQLRLEQEEKARRAVMDERMSIARELHDVVAHHVSAISVQTGLAGYVFTSDPKTAREALGTIAGSAHEAMAEMRRMLVVLREGTERAQEGTGDPTATPGLGRLEQLARRVTAAGVPVDVRITGAPFALPPGVDLCVYRVIQEALTNVMKHAPAANASVTVHYDEAAVRVRVTDDGQAPVLADATVGPAAHGLIGMRERAGIYGGTVTAGPGPQGGFEVALTVPVARDR; encoded by the coding sequence ATGTTCGCGCAGCGCATGTGGAGCCCGGCGGTTCGTAAGGTTGTCCCGCAGGTGGCGGACATCGTCTACGCGGTGGTGTCGGTCGGCATCATGGGCACCATGCTGCACAACTGGCCGAACTCGCACGGCTACTGGCGGCAAACCGATGTATGGGCCTACGTGCTGATCGCCCTGGTCTATCTTCCGCTGGCCGTGCGCCGCCGGGCTCCCCTGACCGTGCTCGTCAGCACGGCGGCCTGCACGCTGTGCTACATGACCCTGGCCTACTACCACGTGGTCGTTGTCTGCGGACTGGGCCTGGCGTTCTACACCGTCGCGGCGTCGTGTCCGCGCAGGGTCGTGGCCAAGTGCGCCGCGGGGTCGCTGCTCGTGCTGCTGTGGGGAACGCGGCTCGCCGAGCCCGGGATCGGCCCGCAAAGCGTGGTCTTCGTGACCGTGACGGTCGCCGTCCTGTGGGTGACAGGCGACCGGTCCCGCAGGCTCGCGGAGCGCGGCGAGCGCCTCGCGGTGCTCACCGAGCAACTGCGCCTGGAACAGGAGGAGAAGGCCCGACGGGCCGTCATGGACGAGCGCATGAGCATAGCCCGTGAACTGCACGACGTGGTCGCCCACCACGTGTCTGCGATCTCTGTGCAGACGGGCCTGGCCGGATACGTCTTCACCTCCGATCCGAAGACGGCCCGCGAGGCACTGGGCACCATCGCGGGCAGCGCCCACGAGGCCATGGCGGAGATGCGCCGCATGCTGGTCGTGCTCAGGGAAGGGACCGAGCGCGCCCAGGAGGGTACGGGCGATCCCACCGCGACCCCAGGACTCGGGCGGCTGGAGCAGTTGGCCCGGCGTGTCACAGCCGCGGGCGTCCCCGTCGACGTCCGGATCACGGGCGCCCCGTTCGCGCTGCCGCCGGGCGTCGACCTGTGCGTCTACCGGGTCATCCAGGAAGCTCTCACCAACGTCATGAAGCACGCGCCGGCGGCGAACGCGAGCGTCACGGTGCACTACGACGAGGCCGCGGTCCGCGTCCGCGTAACCGACGACGGACAGGCGCCAGTTCTGGCCGACGCTACCGTGGGGCCCGCTGCCCATGGTTTGATCGGCATGCGTGAGCGGGCCGGTATCTACGGCGGGACGGTGACCGCCGGTCCCGGCCCGCAGGGCGGGTTCGAAGTCGCACTGACCGTCCCCGTGGCCCGCGACAGGTGA
- a CDS encoding HEAT repeat domain-containing protein, which translates to MRAQAHPLPRTWAQRDVIDRVTGRHAVDCTCPIGEVFVEPDANWYRACAVSEHPVLRRVAASHRALPEELVKRLAEDPDPEVRHRLACHHWLAPPEVVLATFLARPRQRRHLLTLPQLPRTGLHHLLGHDDPDVRALAAADPSLEQAPVQLLTDPDERVRRAAAAGPLMFEDTLAVLLYDAATAEGAAANQNLPAPRLHDLLDLVGVPGGTQVSRRPLR; encoded by the coding sequence ATGCGCGCCCAGGCGCACCCGCTGCCCCGCACCTGGGCACAGCGCGATGTCATCGATCGCGTGACCGGCCGTCACGCCGTGGACTGCACTTGCCCGATAGGCGAGGTGTTCGTCGAGCCGGACGCGAACTGGTATCGGGCGTGTGCGGTGTCCGAGCACCCTGTCCTCCGCCGGGTCGCCGCAAGCCACCGCGCGTTGCCCGAGGAACTGGTGAAACGGCTGGCCGAAGACCCTGATCCCGAGGTACGTCATCGGCTTGCCTGTCATCACTGGCTGGCGCCGCCCGAGGTCGTCCTCGCCACCTTCCTCGCTCGGCCCCGACAGCGCCGGCACCTGCTGACCCTGCCCCAACTGCCCCGCACCGGCCTGCACCACCTGCTCGGCCACGACGATCCGGACGTCCGTGCGCTCGCGGCTGCCGACCCGAGCCTGGAACAGGCGCCCGTACAGCTGCTTACGGATCCCGATGAGCGCGTACGTCGGGCGGCTGCCGCCGGCCCGCTCATGTTCGAGGACACGCTCGCGGTGCTCCTGTATGACGCCGCGACGGCGGAAGGCGCGGCGGCCAACCAGAACTTGCCCGCACCCCGCCTCCATGACCTGCTGGACCTGGTGGGTGTGCCAGGCGGAACGCAAGTCAGCCGCCGTCCGTTGCGGTGA
- a CDS encoding EpsI family protein: MRTGIWKGAALGVAAVVVAMLLSGCGGDGDSEEERTDRALKAILKEYGPRFEQRRAALAAAASRLPKDSPGKNSCDRELDPQPDFQHFDHKSLVLDSYNSPGQGGNVDIASASEAHTPERIADDPGWKLGRFAVAPGWLIRGMWITGPQGPLGTNHFEVTSRYGHEPYKGVEKDSARRLRKILDVGLHKRYAALFRVTTYREPGRPGDEAAVVKADVFLADLEMGDIPCRLTATGDPLFVKDYWYSTTPYEDMQTSLQSDISSKLAAMTRG; this comes from the coding sequence ATGCGCACGGGGATATGGAAGGGCGCCGCCCTGGGCGTGGCTGCGGTCGTGGTCGCGATGCTGCTGTCCGGCTGTGGCGGGGACGGGGACAGTGAGGAGGAGCGCACGGACAGGGCCCTGAAGGCGATCCTCAAGGAGTACGGACCCCGCTTCGAGCAACGGCGTGCCGCTCTCGCCGCCGCCGCTTCGCGTCTGCCCAAAGACAGCCCTGGCAAGAACTCGTGCGACAGGGAGTTGGACCCGCAGCCGGACTTCCAGCACTTCGATCACAAGAGCCTCGTCCTGGACAGCTACAACAGCCCCGGCCAGGGAGGCAACGTCGACATCGCGTCGGCGAGCGAGGCCCATACCCCGGAGCGGATCGCGGACGACCCCGGCTGGAAGCTGGGCAGGTTCGCCGTGGCGCCGGGGTGGCTCATCCGCGGCATGTGGATCACAGGTCCACAGGGTCCGCTGGGCACCAACCACTTCGAGGTGACCAGCCGTTACGGCCACGAGCCGTACAAGGGCGTCGAAAAGGACTCCGCCAGGCGACTCAGGAAAATCCTCGACGTCGGACTGCACAAGCGCTACGCCGCCCTGTTCCGCGTCACTACCTACCGCGAACCCGGACGCCCCGGGGACGAAGCGGCCGTCGTGAAGGCGGACGTCTTCCTCGCCGACCTGGAGATGGGCGACATCCCCTGCCGGCTCACAGCGACCGGCGATCCACTCTTCGTAAAGGACTACTGGTATTCGACCACGCCCTACGAAGACATGCAGACATCGCTCCAATCGGACATCAGCAGCAAACTAGCGGCCATGACTCGCGGTTGA
- a CDS encoding MFS transporter: MSPARSPAPADSSPSSTASRGGGEHGWTGGLALTSFSTAAVLLTVFLVIQRRAADPMMPLRLFKDRNRSGSYATMLFVGSGMFAMFYFLTLYMQLILGYSAVKTGFAFLPFSVGMGAAAGISSKLIARLAPRLAAGPGLLVAAGGMFWFATLEPGSSYAGHLMPAMFVTALGLGMSFVPMTLGAVSGVDHQDTGMASARQASRPLGGASHNSHMTPVLVY, encoded by the coding sequence ATGTCCCCGGCGCGATCACCGGCACCGGCGGACTCATCGCCCTCGTCTACGGCATCACGCGGGGGCGGCGAGCACGGCTGGACAGGCGGCCTGGCGCTGACCTCCTTCTCGACGGCCGCCGTACTGCTGACGGTGTTCCTGGTCATCCAGCGGCGCGCCGCGGACCCGATGATGCCGCTGCGGCTGTTCAAGGACCGCAACCGCTCCGGCAGTTACGCCACGATGCTGTTCGTCGGTTCGGGCATGTTCGCCATGTTCTACTTCCTGACGCTCTACATGCAGCTGATCCTCGGCTACAGCGCGGTCAAGACCGGCTTCGCCTTTCTTCCCTTCAGCGTCGGCATGGGTGCCGCCGCGGGCATCAGCTCCAAGCTGATCGCCCGTCTGGCGCCCCGGCTGGCCGCCGGACCGGGCCTGCTGGTCGCGGCGGGCGGCATGTTCTGGTTCGCCACCCTTGAGCCCGGCTCGTCGTATGCCGGACATCTGATGCCCGCGATGTTCGTCACCGCTCTCGGGCTCGGCATGAGCTTCGTCCCGATGACGCTCGGCGCGGTCAGCGGCGTCGACCACCAGGACACCGGCATGGCCTCGGCGCGGCAAGCGAGCAGACCACTGGGCGGCGCATCTCACAACAGCCACATGACGCCGGTCCTGGTCTATTGA